The following proteins are co-located in the Streptomyces sp. NBC_00435 genome:
- a CDS encoding ABC transporter permease has product MAFKNTAPVASGKPADFTAVFYREYALLARNRVNLILGLTPMLVYLLLVNTSLGNVVGNITYRGETLPFSVFLLPMVLSMSVVSASGTTGMAMFQEEMSGVSTQLWSWPLRRSRFLAGKLLAGVSLVLAQSLLALAVAAVIFDYPFHASHWIWLLLALVLSSVAFNGLYLAAAVLISDYRTFMVLTSVSVPVLVFAAPSLSTSQQLPTVLRWISTVNPVSYAVTGMRDAAIFGLGEAWPSLVVLAAVALVANFVAGRALLRRTRNL; this is encoded by the coding sequence TTGGCATTCAAGAACACCGCACCGGTGGCGTCGGGGAAACCGGCCGACTTCACCGCCGTGTTCTACCGTGAATACGCGCTCCTGGCCCGCAACAGGGTCAACCTGATCCTCGGGCTGACTCCGATGCTCGTCTACCTGCTGCTGGTCAACACCTCCCTCGGCAATGTCGTCGGGAACATCACCTACCGGGGAGAAACACTTCCGTTCTCGGTGTTCCTCCTCCCCATGGTGCTGTCCATGTCCGTGGTCAGCGCCTCCGGGACGACCGGCATGGCGATGTTCCAGGAGGAGATGAGCGGAGTGTCGACCCAGCTGTGGAGCTGGCCGCTGCGCCGCTCGCGCTTCCTGGCGGGCAAGCTGCTGGCCGGGGTCTCGCTGGTGCTCGCCCAGAGTCTGCTGGCCCTGGCCGTCGCCGCGGTCATCTTCGACTACCCGTTCCACGCCTCCCACTGGATCTGGCTGCTGCTGGCGCTGGTGCTCTCGTCGGTGGCCTTCAACGGGCTGTACCTCGCGGCGGCGGTCCTGATCAGCGACTACCGCACCTTCATGGTGCTCACCAGCGTGTCCGTGCCCGTCCTGGTCTTCGCCGCCCCCTCGCTGTCCACCTCGCAGCAACTGCCCACCGTGCTCCGGTGGATCTCGACGGTGAACCCGGTGTCGTACGCGGTCACCGGGATGCGCGATGCCGCGATCTTCGGCCTGGGGGAGGCCTGGCCCTCCCTGGTGGTCCTGGCGGCCGTGGCCCTCGTCGCCAACTTCGTCGCCGGCCGTGCACTGCTGCGCCGCACCCGCAACCTCTGA
- a CDS encoding YcaO-like family protein: MQTDDSPLSWLASPQDRSVLRLPGTNRARLPAATWEMATRAAAKVGVTRVADITRLDSIGIPTFQAVRPLSRTLAVSQGKGMTSELARLSAVMESVETWHVEQPVEPALTAAPRDIAARLGYEVSALAPCVPSLLHDGLPLEWMAARSLVDGAPTFVPVDTVRLTLEENTDWNPPVFFESTNGLASGNTRVEAAIHALCEVIERDAMTAALTGGGEMGVRVDPRTSGSAEARELCELIERADVTLEVRLVPSPTGLPCFLAWVASFEYPAAMYGFGCHLSPDIALTRAVSEAAQARLAYISGARDDLRDDFGHVDAARLESARTAPAAGIGDLFQEPVRHDSLVGDLEYVVRQAATAFSHPPVVVDLTRDEIGVPVVKVVAPGSRVCAEVL; encoded by the coding sequence GTGCAGACCGACGATTCACCCCTGTCCTGGCTCGCCTCGCCGCAGGACCGCTCCGTACTCCGCCTGCCGGGGACGAACAGGGCCCGGCTTCCCGCCGCCACCTGGGAGATGGCGACCCGGGCGGCGGCCAAGGTGGGCGTCACCCGGGTCGCCGACATCACCCGGCTCGACAGCATCGGCATCCCGACCTTCCAGGCCGTCCGGCCGTTGTCCCGGACCCTCGCCGTCTCCCAGGGCAAGGGGATGACCTCCGAACTGGCCCGGCTGTCGGCGGTGATGGAGTCGGTCGAGACCTGGCACGTGGAACAGCCGGTGGAGCCCGCACTGACGGCCGCTCCCCGCGACATCGCCGCGCGGCTCGGCTACGAGGTCTCCGCGCTGGCGCCCTGCGTACCGAGCCTGCTGCACGACGGGCTCCCGCTGGAGTGGATGGCGGCCAGGTCGCTGGTCGACGGCGCGCCGACCTTCGTCCCCGTGGACACCGTCCGGCTGACGCTGGAGGAGAACACCGACTGGAACCCGCCGGTGTTCTTCGAATCGACGAACGGACTGGCCAGCGGGAACACGCGGGTGGAAGCCGCCATCCACGCACTCTGCGAGGTCATCGAGCGGGACGCAATGACGGCGGCGCTCACCGGGGGCGGGGAGATGGGCGTGCGCGTCGACCCCCGGACGTCGGGATCGGCCGAGGCCCGGGAACTGTGCGAGCTGATCGAGCGGGCCGACGTCACCCTGGAGGTCCGCCTGGTGCCGTCGCCCACCGGTCTGCCGTGCTTCCTGGCCTGGGTCGCCTCCTTCGAGTACCCGGCCGCGATGTACGGGTTCGGCTGCCATCTCAGCCCCGACATCGCTCTCACCCGCGCCGTCTCCGAGGCGGCCCAGGCCAGGCTCGCGTACATATCGGGGGCGCGGGACGACCTGCGGGACGACTTCGGCCACGTGGACGCGGCCCGGCTGGAGAGCGCCCGGACCGCCCCGGCGGCCGGCATCGGGGACCTGTTCCAGGAGCCCGTCCGGCACGACAGCCTGGTCGGCGATCTGGAGTACGTGGTCCGGCAGGCGGCCACCGCCTTTTCCCACCCGCCGGTCGTCGTCGACCTGACGCGGGACGAGATCGGGGTCCCGGTCGTCAAGGTCGTGGCGCCGGGCAGTCGCGTATGCGCGGAGGTGCTGTAG
- a CDS encoding TfuA-like protein — MSGSRVVVYAGPTISAADVHAVLPEAEVRPPAGRGDLLADQWRPGDVVVVIDGYFRERRSVGHKEILQVLTEGAEVIGAASMGALRAAELGPCGMRGTGAVHEMYASGEIDGDDEVGVLHGPAELGYPAQTVALVNLRYGCEEGAETDLVPMAAGRRIVAAAAALPFTHRGWKDIERALEDQDHDALRTLEEMIGSGVWDLKRLDAVAALRGVADRGAGPAAPATVDVPFTGISRTQSLVRRTRREYAPGRWMSDLDVLDAARLFDDGYPELHESVSNALLEDLAGARGTTLETYAAAKLGLDGTSPLPDSLARWFTERERAELTGTDRIRLLMVRVWPVWQSVDWRPAVLERLRESERWEEWCELVARADEATEAARPRLVVPPPGMCAKLFLRHWQRRGTSPDVEMARRGFSGPDGLGGAVTRFFAYDIRRGRERGSSAAR, encoded by the coding sequence GTGAGCGGATCCAGGGTGGTCGTCTACGCCGGGCCGACGATCTCCGCGGCCGACGTGCACGCGGTGCTCCCGGAGGCGGAGGTACGCCCGCCCGCCGGCCGGGGAGACCTGCTGGCCGACCAGTGGCGGCCGGGAGACGTGGTCGTCGTCATCGACGGCTACTTCCGGGAACGGCGCTCCGTCGGCCACAAGGAGATCCTCCAGGTGCTCACCGAAGGCGCCGAGGTCATCGGCGCCGCGAGCATGGGCGCGCTGCGAGCGGCGGAACTGGGCCCGTGCGGGATGCGGGGAACGGGCGCCGTCCACGAGATGTACGCCTCGGGCGAGATCGACGGGGACGACGAGGTCGGTGTGCTGCACGGCCCGGCCGAGCTGGGGTACCCGGCGCAGACCGTGGCGCTGGTCAACCTCCGCTACGGCTGCGAGGAGGGGGCCGAGACGGATCTGGTGCCGATGGCCGCCGGACGGCGGATCGTCGCGGCCGCCGCTGCCCTGCCCTTCACCCACCGCGGCTGGAAGGACATCGAGCGGGCACTGGAGGACCAGGACCACGACGCCCTGCGGACGCTGGAGGAGATGATCGGCTCGGGCGTCTGGGACCTCAAACGGCTCGACGCCGTGGCGGCGCTGCGCGGCGTCGCGGACCGGGGCGCCGGGCCGGCCGCGCCGGCCACGGTCGACGTACCCTTCACCGGGATCAGCCGCACCCAGTCCCTGGTCCGGCGGACCCGGCGCGAGTACGCACCCGGCCGCTGGATGTCGGACCTCGACGTGCTGGACGCGGCCCGGCTGTTCGACGACGGCTACCCGGAACTGCACGAGAGCGTGTCGAACGCCCTGCTGGAAGACCTCGCAGGCGCCCGGGGCACGACCCTCGAAACGTACGCGGCGGCCAAACTGGGGCTCGACGGCACATCGCCGCTGCCGGACTCACTCGCCCGCTGGTTCACGGAACGGGAACGGGCGGAGCTCACCGGCACGGACCGGATCCGGCTCCTCATGGTGCGGGTGTGGCCGGTATGGCAGTCGGTCGACTGGAGGCCGGCAGTCCTGGAACGCCTGCGGGAGTCCGAGCGGTGGGAGGAGTGGTGCGAACTCGTCGCCCGGGCGGACGAGGCCACCGAGGCGGCCCGCCCCCGGCTCGTGGTCCCGCCGCCGGGGATGTGCGCGAAGCTCTTCCTGCGCCACTGGCAGCGGCGCGGCACCTCACCCGACGTCGAAATGGCCCGGCGGGGCTTCTCCGGCCCCGACGGGCTCGGCGGAGCGGTCACGAGGTTCTTCGCCTACGACATCCGGCGCGGCCGCGAACGGGGGAGCTCAGCCGCCCGGTGA
- a CDS encoding glycoside hydrolase family 2 protein, whose translation MLCALTAAGPAPDPAPGRTAAPASAVTTVAATPGSTTPLSGYAVQSTARVADTPAAVSSPGYRTGGWYPAGRRSTVLAALLARGTYPDPFYSTNQQRIPAKDFTAPWWFRSDFVVADTTARTLLDFSGVISAADVYVNGRRIATAAQVTGAYTHHELDVTALVRAGTNTVAFLIRPNNPHKHLTAGWLDWLQPPPDANMGIVRDVLVRRGGPVALRDVHVVTSLALPSLGSAELTVKAEVRNDSAVPVTARVSGAVDAAHASFRQDVTLRAHERRTVAFTPASHPQLRLGSPRVWWPAGMGGQELYGLRLTATVSGTLSDTATQSFGIREVRAPLNRDGARQYSVNGRPLLVRGGGWSPDEFLRWDRGYVEDRLKYALDLGLNTLRLEGHIEPDEFFDLTDRYGILTLPGWQCCGKWEGQVNGTEAGEPWEEEAYPVAAASMAAEATRLRGHPSVASFLIGSDFAPDARIEKGYVNALRAADWRTPVVSAATAASAPLTGSSGMRMTGPYDWVPPGYWYDKREGGATGFNSETSAGPSIPTLDTLRRMMSPTELDTLWRDPSARQYHRSPSRTFGTLKLYGEALGTRYGAPRSLEDYVRKAQLAQYENVRAQFEAYARNAKDVDRPSTGVVYWMFNSGWTSLHWQLLDRHLDQGGAYFGAKKANEPLHVQYSYDDRTVAVVNRRHAPASGLTARVTLFTPAGVPKYDRTVRGISVAGDGARTTALTLPAAVAGLPATYLARLVLSDGAGRETSRNVYWLSTRPDVLDYAASDWYHTPTTGYADLTGLRSMAATPVSAKAVTTTASGTSTTTVTLRHAGTGSTPALLTDVHLVDGRGVPVLPVRWSDNQVSLWPGESTTLTASYRTADLRGSAARLRISGWNTPVTTVPAPAHRGSTGHRAAELPRSRPRRMS comes from the coding sequence GTGCTGTGCGCCCTGACGGCCGCCGGCCCGGCACCGGATCCCGCCCCGGGCCGGACTGCCGCCCCCGCCTCCGCGGTGACCACCGTCGCGGCGACTCCGGGGAGCACGACCCCGCTGTCGGGGTACGCCGTGCAGTCGACGGCCCGGGTCGCCGACACACCGGCCGCCGTATCCTCCCCCGGCTACCGGACGGGCGGCTGGTACCCGGCCGGCCGGCGCTCGACCGTACTCGCGGCCCTGCTCGCCCGCGGAACGTATCCCGACCCCTTCTACTCCACGAACCAACAGCGCATCCCTGCAAAGGACTTCACCGCCCCGTGGTGGTTCCGCTCCGACTTCGTCGTGGCCGACACCACCGCCCGCACCTTGCTGGACTTCAGCGGGGTGATCTCGGCTGCGGACGTGTACGTCAACGGCCGGCGGATCGCCACCGCGGCTCAGGTGACCGGCGCGTACACCCACCACGAACTCGACGTCACCGCTCTCGTACGGGCGGGCACGAACACCGTGGCCTTCCTGATCCGACCCAACAACCCCCACAAGCACCTCACCGCCGGCTGGCTCGACTGGCTGCAGCCGCCGCCCGACGCGAACATGGGCATCGTCCGCGACGTGCTCGTCCGCCGCGGCGGGCCGGTCGCCCTGCGCGACGTCCACGTCGTGACCAGCCTGGCACTGCCCTCACTCGGTTCCGCCGAGCTGACCGTCAAGGCCGAGGTGCGCAACGACTCCGCCGTCCCGGTCACCGCCAGGGTGTCCGGCGCCGTCGACGCGGCGCACGCCTCGTTCCGCCAGGACGTCACACTGCGCGCCCACGAGCGGCGGACGGTCGCCTTCACTCCCGCCTCCCACCCCCAACTCCGGCTCGGCTCCCCCCGTGTGTGGTGGCCGGCCGGCATGGGCGGGCAGGAGCTGTACGGGCTGCGGCTGACGGCGACGGTATCGGGCACGCTCTCCGACACGGCCACCCAGAGCTTCGGCATCCGCGAGGTGCGGGCCCCGCTCAACAGGGACGGCGCCCGCCAGTACTCCGTCAACGGGCGCCCCCTGCTCGTCCGCGGCGGCGGCTGGTCACCCGACGAATTCCTGCGCTGGGACCGCGGATACGTGGAGGACCGGCTGAAGTACGCCCTCGACCTCGGGCTCAACACCCTGCGCCTCGAAGGACACATCGAGCCCGACGAGTTCTTCGACCTCACCGACCGGTACGGGATCCTCACGCTGCCGGGCTGGCAGTGCTGCGGCAAGTGGGAGGGGCAGGTCAACGGCACGGAGGCCGGGGAGCCCTGGGAGGAGGAGGCCTATCCGGTGGCCGCCGCCTCCATGGCCGCCGAGGCCACCCGGCTGCGCGGCCACCCCAGTGTGGCCTCCTTCCTCATCGGGAGTGATTTCGCGCCGGACGCACGGATCGAGAAGGGGTACGTGAACGCGCTGCGGGCCGCCGACTGGCGCACCCCGGTGGTGTCCGCGGCCACCGCCGCCTCGGCTCCCCTGACCGGGAGTTCGGGGATGAGGATGACCGGCCCCTACGACTGGGTGCCGCCCGGCTACTGGTACGACAAGCGCGAGGGAGGGGCCACCGGCTTCAACTCCGAGACCAGCGCGGGACCTTCGATCCCCACCCTCGACACCCTGCGCCGCATGATGTCCCCCACCGAACTGGACACGCTGTGGCGGGACCCGTCGGCGCGCCAGTACCACCGCTCCCCTTCGCGGACCTTCGGCACGCTGAAGCTGTACGGCGAGGCCCTCGGCACGCGTTACGGCGCACCACGCTCACTTGAGGACTACGTCCGCAAGGCGCAGCTCGCCCAGTACGAGAACGTACGGGCCCAGTTCGAGGCGTACGCCCGCAACGCCAAGGACGTCGACCGGCCCTCGACGGGGGTCGTCTACTGGATGTTCAACAGCGGCTGGACCTCGCTCCACTGGCAGCTGCTGGACCGTCACCTCGACCAGGGCGGCGCCTATTTCGGGGCGAAGAAGGCGAACGAGCCGCTGCACGTCCAGTACTCGTACGACGACCGCACCGTGGCCGTCGTCAACCGGCGCCACGCCCCCGCGTCCGGGCTGACCGCCCGGGTGACGCTGTTCACCCCCGCCGGGGTGCCCAAGTACGACCGGACCGTGCGCGGCATCTCGGTCGCCGGGGACGGCGCGAGGACGACCGCGCTGACCCTGCCCGCCGCCGTGGCGGGGCTGCCCGCCACCTACCTGGCACGTCTCGTGCTGAGCGACGGCGCCGGCCGGGAGACGAGCCGCAACGTCTACTGGCTCTCGACCCGGCCCGACGTCCTCGACTACGCGGCCAGCGACTGGTACCACACCCCCACCACCGGGTACGCGGACCTCACGGGGCTGCGCTCCATGGCCGCGACCCCGGTGTCCGCGAAGGCGGTGACCACGACCGCCTCGGGTACCTCCACCACCACGGTCACCCTGCGGCACGCGGGTACGGGCAGCACGCCCGCGCTCCTCACCGACGTCCACCTCGTCGACGGCCGGGGCGTGCCCGTGCTGCCCGTGCGCTGGTCCGACAACCAGGTCAGTCTCTGGCCCGGCGAATCCACCACCCTGACGGCGAGCTACCGCACGGCCGACCTGCGGGGATCCGCCGCGCGCCTGAGGATCTCGGGCTGGAACACCCCGGTGACCACCGTCCCGGCACCCGCACACCGCGGGTCAACGGGTCACCGGGCGGCTGAGCTCCCCCGTTCGCGGCCGCGCCGGATGTCGTAG
- a CDS encoding MFS transporter, producing MDVYQGAVAALVPFLVSERAYGYAAASGIVLAASLLSSVVQPLFGALTDRWPMPWLIPLATAVAGLGVALVGLDAGYAATLAAVALSGLGVAAYHPAAARLVRTMGGSGHGAMSWFALGGNIGFACAPLLVVGALALPGRAGWWLLAAPAALGVFLNWPPSTKGSPSGGAGVPVPARRPGDDWRAFLRLCLVVVVRSVVFIGLSTFIALYVRERGGGGTAGAAALFALFAGSAGGTLLGGRLAGRWGRVTTVHRSYAAAVPAVAGVLFLPLPLVYVCSALAAAALYVPFSLQVTLGQDYLPTRMGTASGVTLGLTVSVGGLASPLIGAAADATSLRTALLPLAVLPLLAWALARRLPEPAGARAGAGVETGAAPAAR from the coding sequence GTGGACGTCTACCAGGGCGCCGTCGCCGCGCTCGTCCCCTTCCTCGTCTCCGAGCGCGCGTACGGCTACGCCGCCGCGTCCGGCATCGTGCTGGCCGCCTCGCTGCTCTCCTCGGTGGTCCAGCCGCTGTTCGGAGCGCTCACGGACCGGTGGCCGATGCCCTGGCTGATCCCGCTGGCCACCGCGGTGGCGGGGCTGGGCGTGGCGCTGGTCGGACTCGACGCCGGGTACGCGGCCACGCTCGCCGCCGTCGCCCTGTCCGGGCTGGGCGTCGCCGCCTACCACCCGGCGGCCGCCCGGCTGGTCCGCACGATGGGCGGCTCCGGGCACGGCGCGATGAGCTGGTTCGCGCTCGGCGGCAACATCGGCTTCGCGTGCGCTCCACTGCTCGTCGTCGGCGCGCTGGCCCTGCCGGGCCGGGCGGGGTGGTGGCTGCTGGCCGCACCGGCGGCGCTCGGAGTGTTCCTCAACTGGCCGCCTTCCACGAAGGGTTCGCCATCAGGAGGGGCGGGAGTCCCGGTCCCTGCCCGGCGGCCCGGCGACGACTGGCGCGCCTTCCTGCGGCTCTGCCTGGTGGTCGTCGTCCGCTCGGTGGTCTTCATCGGCCTGAGCACCTTCATCGCCCTGTACGTCCGCGAGCGCGGCGGCGGCGGAACGGCCGGAGCCGCAGCCCTGTTCGCCCTCTTCGCCGGGAGCGCCGGCGGCACCCTCCTCGGCGGCCGGCTGGCCGGCCGCTGGGGCCGGGTCACCACCGTCCACCGCTCCTACGCGGCCGCGGTACCCGCCGTCGCGGGCGTCCTCTTCCTCCCGCTGCCGTTGGTGTACGTCTGCTCGGCGCTGGCCGCCGCCGCGCTGTACGTACCGTTCTCCCTCCAGGTCACCCTGGGGCAGGACTACCTCCCGACGCGCATGGGCACGGCGAGCGGGGTCACCCTGGGCCTGACCGTCAGCGTCGGCGGCCTCGCGAGCCCCCTCATCGGTGCCGCGGCCGACGCCACCTCGCTGCGCACCGCCCTGCTGCCGCTGGCCGTGCTCCCTTTGCTGGCCTGGGCGCTGGCCAGGCGCCTCCCGGAGCCCGCGGGGGCGCGGGCGGGGGCGGGGGTGGAGACGGGGGCCGCACCGGCAGCCCGCTGA
- a CDS encoding AraC family transcriptional regulator: MQKIRHTPRAATSIRELDTHKGIDPHRHDDHQICYAGSGVVAVTTDAGTWVAPPTRALWIPAGTVHEHRAFGRVDLHCVGLPTRLNPLSLAAPAVLAVGPLLRELILEYTRTPQDDSAERRRMLGVLLDQLRASPLQPLHLPAPTDPRLAAVCALLHADPADSRGLAELAAQAGAGAGERTLSRLFRAELGMTFPQWRTQLRLHHALRLLAVDTPVTAVAHRCGWSSASAFIDVFRRAFGHTPGTHTKGH, from the coding sequence ATGCAGAAAATCCGCCACACCCCCCGCGCAGCGACGAGCATCCGCGAGCTCGACACCCACAAGGGCATCGATCCGCACCGGCACGACGACCACCAGATCTGTTACGCGGGATCCGGGGTGGTGGCCGTCACCACCGACGCCGGTACCTGGGTCGCCCCGCCCACCCGCGCCCTGTGGATCCCGGCCGGGACGGTGCACGAACACCGGGCGTTCGGCCGCGTGGACCTGCACTGCGTCGGCCTGCCGACCCGCCTCAACCCGCTGTCGCTCGCCGCCCCCGCCGTGCTGGCCGTCGGCCCCCTGCTGCGCGAGCTGATCCTGGAGTACACCCGGACCCCCCAGGACGACAGCGCCGAGCGGCGCCGGATGCTGGGGGTGCTGCTCGACCAGCTGCGGGCCTCACCGCTGCAGCCGCTGCACCTGCCCGCTCCCACCGATCCACGGCTCGCCGCGGTCTGCGCGCTGCTGCACGCCGATCCGGCGGATTCCCGCGGGCTGGCGGAGCTCGCCGCACAGGCCGGGGCCGGGGCCGGGGAACGGACCCTGAGCCGGCTGTTCCGCGCGGAGCTGGGCATGACGTTCCCCCAGTGGCGGACCCAGCTGCGGCTGCACCACGCGCTGCGGCTGCTGGCCGTCGACACCCCGGTGACGGCGGTCGCGCACCGCTGTGGCTGGTCCTCGGCGAGCGCGTTCATCGACGTCTTCCGCCGGGCCTTCGGGCACACCCCGGGGACGCACACCAAGGGGCACTGA
- a CDS encoding FAD-dependent monooxygenase, with the protein MAQTRTTDVLITGAGPVGLSAAAELRRHGVSCRLVDLLPARLPYAKAVGIQPRTLEIWDRMGLARTVLEAAVELGGQLIYVNGREQARIAMELPPEVPYRFAALPQYETERLIEEYVAALGTVIERGTELLSFTQDADGVTSRLRTASGAEEELRTRYLIGCDGAHSTVRKGLGLAFEGGAFPEGYMLADVETDWDLPHGYAVRSTHYGADGAIDDVLVAVPLPGANRYRMTMRIPPELTAEPGEAGSGAPGRPVTGDGVEHGLERGGRVPDLSHIQAVVDRLAPAPTTLSTMRWSSVFRISHRIVDRYGDGRVFVAGDAAHIHPPTGAQGMNTGIQDACNLAWKLALVLRGAAGPALLAGYDAERRPVGEEVVGRTVRHASGPGFHDDSDDSGTVLLREAQLLVGYRGGPLAGSPYGPADAPQPGDRAPDCAGLTVPIAAYPLRLLDVLRGRTGHVALLYGADAADLAGAAAGTLAAQSRLPGLRTVAVLARDAAEEASGALDVPGYRDAAGEFARLYRPDGPTGFLVRPDGYLAARFALADTAAALSGYLTALSG; encoded by the coding sequence GTGGCACAGACCCGGACGACAGACGTACTGATCACGGGGGCGGGCCCGGTGGGGCTGAGCGCGGCGGCCGAGTTGCGCCGGCACGGCGTGAGCTGCCGGCTGGTCGACCTCCTGCCGGCCCGGCTCCCGTACGCGAAGGCGGTCGGCATCCAACCGCGCACGCTGGAGATCTGGGACCGGATGGGCCTGGCCCGTACCGTCCTGGAGGCCGCGGTCGAGCTGGGCGGACAGCTGATCTACGTGAACGGCCGAGAGCAGGCCCGGATCGCGATGGAGCTGCCGCCCGAGGTGCCCTACCGGTTCGCCGCGCTGCCGCAGTACGAGACCGAGCGCCTCATCGAGGAGTACGTGGCCGCCCTGGGCACCGTCATCGAGCGCGGCACCGAACTGCTGTCCTTCACCCAGGACGCGGACGGGGTCACCAGCCGGCTGCGCACCGCCTCCGGCGCCGAGGAGGAGCTGCGCACCCGGTACCTCATCGGGTGCGACGGAGCGCACAGTACGGTGCGCAAGGGGCTGGGTCTCGCGTTCGAGGGCGGGGCCTTCCCGGAGGGGTACATGCTGGCCGACGTCGAAACCGACTGGGACCTGCCCCACGGATACGCCGTACGGTCCACGCACTACGGCGCCGACGGGGCCATCGACGACGTGCTGGTCGCCGTACCGCTGCCCGGCGCGAACCGCTACCGCATGACGATGCGGATCCCGCCCGAGCTCACCGCGGAGCCCGGTGAGGCGGGGTCCGGCGCGCCGGGCCGCCCGGTGACCGGGGACGGCGTGGAGCACGGGCTGGAGCGCGGCGGCCGGGTCCCCGATCTGTCCCACATCCAGGCCGTCGTCGACCGCCTGGCCCCGGCCCCGACCACGCTCTCCACGATGCGCTGGTCGTCCGTCTTCCGGATCAGCCACCGCATCGTCGACCGCTACGGCGACGGTCGGGTCTTCGTCGCGGGCGACGCGGCGCACATCCATCCGCCCACCGGCGCCCAGGGCATGAACACCGGGATCCAGGACGCCTGCAACCTGGCCTGGAAGCTGGCCCTCGTCCTGCGGGGAGCGGCGGGTCCCGCCCTGCTCGCGGGCTACGACGCCGAGCGCCGACCGGTCGGCGAAGAGGTCGTCGGCCGGACCGTGCGGCACGCGTCCGGGCCGGGGTTCCACGACGACTCGGACGACTCCGGGACCGTGCTGCTCCGTGAGGCGCAGTTGCTCGTCGGCTACCGGGGCGGGCCGCTCGCCGGCAGCCCCTACGGACCGGCCGACGCCCCCCAGCCCGGCGACCGGGCCCCGGACTGCGCCGGGCTGACCGTGCCCATCGCGGCCTACCCCTTGCGGCTGCTCGACGTCCTGCGCGGGCGCACCGGCCACGTGGCGCTCCTGTACGGGGCCGACGCCGCCGACCTGGCCGGGGCCGCCGCGGGGACCCTGGCCGCGCAGTCGCGGCTGCCCGGCCTGCGGACCGTGGCCGTACTCGCCCGCGATGCCGCCGAGGAGGCGTCCGGCGCCCTGGACGTCCCCGGGTACCGGGACGCCGCCGGGGAGTTCGCCCGGTTGTACCGGCCCGACGGCCCGACCGGTTTCCTCGTACGCCCGGACGGATACCTCGCCGCCCGCTTCGCCCTCGCCGACACGGCGGCGGCCCTGTCCGGCTACCTCACGGCCCTGTCCGGCTAG
- a CDS encoding enoyl-CoA hydratase/isomerase family protein, giving the protein MKTERDTSGDTREDTVLCAVEGRTGVITLNRPKALNALTHPMVLRITEALTGWEPDPAVDQVLIRGAGERGLCAGGDIRAIHDDAKAGTRASAGFWHDEYRLNAYIARYPKPYVALMDGIVMGGGVGVSAHGSVRVVTERSRVAMPETGIGFVPDVGGTHLLARAPGRLGTHLALTGSAVGAADALLCGLADHFVPADRLPALTAELAGAPAHEVLARYAATPGPGQLAAWRGWIDHCYAAATVEEIVDRLFAYGDPAAKEAAETILAKSPTALKVTLEAVRRAAALGGLEPVLEQEFRVSCHALTSPDLVEGIRAQVVDKDRSPRWSPATLGEVTGEDVARFFAPLAG; this is encoded by the coding sequence GTGAAGACCGAACGCGACACCAGCGGCGACACCCGCGAGGACACCGTGCTGTGCGCCGTCGAAGGCCGCACCGGGGTGATCACCCTCAACCGCCCCAAGGCCCTCAACGCCCTCACCCACCCCATGGTGCTGCGCATCACCGAGGCCCTGACCGGCTGGGAGCCCGATCCGGCGGTGGACCAGGTGCTCATCCGCGGCGCGGGGGAGCGCGGGCTGTGCGCGGGCGGGGACATCCGGGCCATCCACGACGACGCCAAGGCCGGCACGAGGGCCTCGGCCGGCTTCTGGCACGACGAGTACCGGCTCAACGCGTACATCGCCCGCTACCCCAAGCCCTACGTGGCCCTGATGGACGGCATCGTGATGGGCGGCGGAGTCGGCGTCTCCGCACACGGCAGCGTCCGCGTGGTGACCGAACGCTCCCGCGTCGCCATGCCCGAGACCGGAATCGGTTTCGTCCCGGACGTCGGCGGCACCCACCTGCTCGCCCGTGCCCCCGGCCGGCTCGGCACCCACCTCGCCCTCACCGGCTCCGCCGTGGGGGCCGCGGACGCGCTGCTGTGCGGGCTCGCCGACCACTTCGTCCCCGCCGACCGGCTGCCCGCGCTGACCGCGGAGCTCGCCGGAGCCCCCGCCCACGAGGTGCTGGCGCGGTACGCGGCCACGCCCGGGCCCGGGCAGCTGGCCGCCTGGCGGGGCTGGATCGACCACTGCTACGCCGCCGCCACCGTCGAGGAGATCGTGGACCGGCTGTTCGCGTACGGGGATCCGGCGGCCAAGGAGGCTGCCGAGACGATCCTCGCCAAGTCCCCGACCGCGCTGAAGGTGACGCTGGAGGCCGTCCGCCGGGCCGCCGCCCTCGGCGGCCTGGAGCCGGTGCTGGAACAGGAGTTCCGGGTCTCCTGCCATGCGCTGACCTCGCCCGACCTGGTGGAGGGCATCCGGGCGCAGGTCGTCGACAAGGACCGCAGCCCGCGCTGGTCCCCGGCCACCCTGGGCGAGGTCACCGGGGAGGACGTGGCCCGCTTCTTCGCCCCGCTCGCCGGCTGA